The Longimicrobium sp. genomic interval GCAGCACGCCGCGTCGGAGACGCCACCGGCGCGCTGCGAGATCTGCACCGACGAGCGGCAGTACGTGAACCCGCAGGGGCAGCAGTGGACCACGCTGGCGCGCCTCCGCCGCACGCACCGCAACACCGTGCGCATGGAGGGCGAGGGGCTGATGGGGATCGGGATGGAGCCGGCGTTCGGCATCGAGCAGCGCGCCATCCTGGTCCGCGCGCCGGGCGGCAACGTGCTGTGGGACTGCATCTCGCTGCTCGACGACGCGCTGGTGGAGATGATCCGCGGCATCGGCGGCCTGCGCGCCGTCGCCATCTCCCACCCGCACTACTACACGTCGATGGTCGAGTGGGCGCGCGCGTTCGGCTGCCCCGTCCTCCTCCACGCCGACGACCGCGAGTGGGTGATGCGCTCCGATCCGTCGATCGAATTCTGGGAGGGGGAGACGAAGGCGCTGGGCGACGGGCTGACGCTGGTGCGCTGCGGCGGCCACTTCCCCGGCGCGTGCGTCCTGCACGTGGCACGGGGCGACGGCGCGCTGCTGACGGGCGACACGCTCAACGTGCGGCCGGATTTCCGGCACGTGAGCTTCATGTACTCGTTCCCGAACCTCGTCCCGCTCTCCGCCGCCGAGGTGCGCCACATCGCGGACGTGCTGGAGCCGTACCCCTTCGCCGATGTCCACGCCGCGTGGTGGGGGATGGTGATCCGCGGCGACGGCAAGGAGGCGGTGCGCCGCTCCGCCGAGCGCTACATCGCCCACCTCGAGGGCTGCGCGCGGGCCGATGCTCCGGCCGATGCTCCGGCCGATGCCCGCGCGATCGGGAGCGATTCGTGAGCGGATGCCCGGTCGCCTACGGTCGCTGCGGCGCGACGGACTCGTCTTCCAGGCGGATCATCCACCGGCCGTCGCGGCGCAGCAGGAGGCCGGTGTAGGACATCTGGATGGTGCGGTCGGGAAGTCCCCAGTCGAAGAGCCCGGTCACCACGACCGCGTCCGGACCGGCGGCCTCGTACGAAAGGTCGCGCCAGGCGAAGCTCGCCGGCGGCTGCCAGCGGCCGCGGTAGATGGCGATGATGGAATCCGTGGGGAGCAGCTTCTTTCGCCCGTTTCCCACGAAATACACGCCGCGCGGATCGTAGCGGGCGATGATGGCGTCTCGGCGGCCCTGGGCCAGGTCCGCGGCGTACTCCCGCATGAACGCCTCCGTCTCGGACACCAGCGCCGCCGCCGCGGCGCGCTCCGTTGCCGGTGTGCGCACGTGGACGGCGCAGGCCCCGAGCGCGAGCAGGACCAGCGGTGCGAATCTGCGCGGCAGACGGCGCATCGGTTCGTCTCCGGGGTGGGCGTGGCGGAACGGCGAGATCCCACACAAACTCACGCGCCCATCCTGCACACGCCAGATCGGCCGTGCCCGTTTCGAGGATTCAGTCTGGATCCTGATTTTCCTGAACCAGAGAATCTCACACGGAGGAAACGGAGGTAACGGAGGAACTGCGATCGCGTTTAGTTCCTCCGTTACCTCCGTTCCCTCCGTGTGAGTCACTCTTCAAGGATGTCAGAATGCACACTGAATCCTCGATTCTGGATCAGTTCTCTGCTGACCCTGCTGACTCTGCGTGATCCCCAAAAGGGAGACTTCTCCCGCACGGCAATCCGCGCGGGCGCGACGGACGTAGAATCGCGTGTGTGGCTCATCATCCCCCCGTCCGAAGGAGGCCCGAAGTGCGCGCGATCTTCCTTTCCCTCGTCCTGCTCGCCACCCTGGGCTCCGCCGCCGCGGCGCAGGACCCCGCGACCGACGTCCAGCCGCGGCTCCTCTCCACGCTGCGGCAGATCAACGACGCCTTCGCCCGGCACGACGCGGCGGCCGTGCGGCGGATGCTGGCGGACGGCTTCACCTCCACCGAGTCGGGCGGCAGGGTGTTCGACGCCGAGCAGGTGGCCGGACGCGCGGCCAACAATCCGCCCGACCTCGTCGTGCGCGAGGAGATACTGGAGCCGTCGACCACGGTGAGCGCGAGCGGCGACAGCGCGACCATGCGCTACCGCAGCGTGCTGGCCGTCGAGCAGGCCGGCCGCTCGCTCGGCACGCAGCGCGCGTGGGCCACGGCCCACTTCGTCCGTCGCGGCGGCGAGTGGCTGCTGGCGGCCATGCGCATGGAGCCGGACGAGGGGTCGTGAGCCCGCCGGTGGATGGCGCCGCCGGGTTGCGCGGGTGTCGCCGCCGCCCGATCATCCCGGCCCGCTCCCTCCATCGACGACGGAAGGTTGACGATTCGCATCCGGACCCGTGGCGAGGCGGCGCGCGTCTACATCGCGCTGCTGCTCGTGCAGATCTTCTTCGGCGTGCTGCCGATCGTGGTTAAGGTGGTGCTGCGCGAGCTGTCCAGCCCCGCGCTGGCCCTCCTCCGCGTCACCGGCGCCGCGCTCCTCTTCCGCGTCCTGCACGCCCTGCTCGTCCGCGAGCGCATCCGCGACCGGCGCGACTACTGGATGCTGGCGGCGTACGCGGTGTTCGGGGTGATGCTGAACCAGATCCTCTACATCACCGCGCTCTCGCTCACCACCGCCACGGCGGCGCAGACGATGGTGACCGCCGGGCCCGCCATCACCCTGCTGATCGCCATCCTGGCGCGGAAGGAGACCGCCACGCGCCTGAAGTGGGCGGGGATCGCGGTGGCCGGCGCGGGCGCGCTCTGGCTCGTCGGCGCCGGCGCGGCGACGGGCGGGATGCTGGGGAACCTGCTCGCGCTGGCGAACGTGGCCGCGTACAGCGTCTACCTGGTGATCTCGCGCGGGCTGCTGCGGAAGTACGACGCGCTCACCGTCATCACCTGGGTGTTCACCTTCGGCGCGCTGGGGATGCTGCCGTGGGGGATCGCGCCGCTGGCGCGCGAGGTGGCGGGGATGCGCGCGGAGACGTGGGCGGCCGTCGCCTTCATCGTGGCGCTGCCCACGGTGGGCGCGTACTGGCTGAACGTGTTCGCGCTCAAGCGGGTGGAGTCGAGCGTCGTCTCCGTCTTCGTCTACCTGCAGCCGGTGCTCACCGCGGCGGTGGCCGTGCCCGTGCTGCACGAGCGCGTGTCGCCGCGGCTGATCCCGGCCGCGCTGCTGATCTTCGCCGGGGTCACGCTGACGGTGCTGGAGGGCCGCCGCGAGCGCCTGCGCCGCGGCGAGCTCCCCTCGCCCGCGGAGCAGGAGATGGTGGAGCCCTGAGCGCGGCGTGAGGATTGACGCCACGCGTCGAAGTCTCCATAAAATGGACGATCGAACGTACACTGCAGGAATGAATCATCTGCTACAAAAAAGAGGACCAGCCTTGATCGGAAATTGAGCTGTGATTGTCACCAATTGTGCGACAGCGTAAATAGAGGTCATAACGTTCCTTCTGCGTGATCGAATCCCCTCCACATA includes:
- a CDS encoding MBL fold metallo-hydrolase, which gives rise to MEHWICTTCGTQHAASETPPARCEICTDERQYVNPQGQQWTTLARLRRTHRNTVRMEGEGLMGIGMEPAFGIEQRAILVRAPGGNVLWDCISLLDDALVEMIRGIGGLRAVAISHPHYYTSMVEWARAFGCPVLLHADDREWVMRSDPSIEFWEGETKALGDGLTLVRCGGHFPGACVLHVARGDGALLTGDTLNVRPDFRHVSFMYSFPNLVPLSAAEVRHIADVLEPYPFADVHAAWWGMVIRGDGKEAVRRSAERYIAHLEGCARADAPADAPADARAIGSDS
- a CDS encoding DUF4440 domain-containing protein, which translates into the protein MRRLPRRFAPLVLLALGACAVHVRTPATERAAAAALVSETEAFMREYAADLAQGRRDAIIARYDPRGVYFVGNGRKKLLPTDSIIAIYRGRWQPPASFAWRDLSYEAAGPDAVVVTGLFDWGLPDRTIQMSYTGLLLRRDGRWMIRLEDESVAPQRP
- a CDS encoding nuclear transport factor 2 family protein, with amino-acid sequence MRAIFLSLVLLATLGSAAAAQDPATDVQPRLLSTLRQINDAFARHDAAAVRRMLADGFTSTESGGRVFDAEQVAGRAANNPPDLVVREEILEPSTTVSASGDSATMRYRSVLAVEQAGRSLGTQRAWATAHFVRRGGEWLLAAMRMEPDEGS
- a CDS encoding DMT family transporter; this encodes MTIRIRTRGEAARVYIALLLVQIFFGVLPIVVKVVLRELSSPALALLRVTGAALLFRVLHALLVRERIRDRRDYWMLAAYAVFGVMLNQILYITALSLTTATAAQTMVTAGPAITLLIAILARKETATRLKWAGIAVAGAGALWLVGAGAATGGMLGNLLALANVAAYSVYLVISRGLLRKYDALTVITWVFTFGALGMLPWGIAPLAREVAGMRAETWAAVAFIVALPTVGAYWLNVFALKRVESSVVSVFVYLQPVLTAAVAVPVLHERVSPRLIPAALLIFAGVTLTVLEGRRERLRRGELPSPAEQEMVEP